The following are encoded in a window of Mycobacterium sp. ELW1 genomic DNA:
- a CDS encoding Rieske 2Fe-2S domain-containing protein has protein sequence MNQIREIDPGTPMTRYARGWHCLGLAEDFRDGKPHGINAFGGKLVVYADSQGDIHVLDGYCRHLGADLAMGTVKGDNLACAFHDWRWNGATGRCVEIPYARRVPKLARTRKYQTLEVNGQLLMWHDPEGSTPPAELTPPTIEGYDEGQWSKWAWNSMVIEGAHCREIVDNNVDMAHFFYIHYAYPTFFKNVFEGHTASQYMESKGRQDFTEHPERLWEGTKLRSEATYFGPSYMINWLHNDLGPDFTVESVLINCHYPIDQHSFMLQFGVSVQNMPGLSDEKAAKLAQSYSKIYEVGFLQDVEIWKHKTRIENPLLCEEDGALYQYRRWYEQFYVDAADVTADMTDRFELEVDTTHAYDVWQREVDENMQKRSEAVTSG, from the coding sequence ATGAATCAGATCCGGGAGATCGACCCCGGCACGCCGATGACGCGGTACGCGCGCGGTTGGCACTGCCTGGGCCTGGCAGAGGATTTCCGCGATGGCAAGCCGCACGGCATCAATGCGTTCGGCGGCAAGCTGGTGGTGTACGCCGACTCGCAGGGCGACATCCACGTGCTCGACGGCTACTGCCGGCACCTGGGTGCCGACCTCGCGATGGGCACGGTCAAGGGCGACAACCTGGCTTGTGCGTTCCACGACTGGCGCTGGAACGGCGCGACCGGCCGTTGTGTCGAAATTCCCTATGCGCGACGGGTTCCCAAGCTCGCCCGCACCCGCAAGTACCAGACCCTCGAGGTCAACGGGCAGCTGCTGATGTGGCACGACCCGGAGGGCTCCACGCCGCCGGCAGAACTCACCCCGCCGACGATCGAGGGCTACGACGAGGGCCAGTGGTCGAAGTGGGCGTGGAACTCGATGGTCATCGAAGGTGCGCACTGCCGCGAGATCGTCGACAACAACGTCGACATGGCGCACTTCTTCTACATCCACTACGCGTACCCGACGTTCTTCAAGAACGTCTTCGAAGGCCACACCGCCAGCCAGTACATGGAATCCAAGGGACGCCAGGACTTCACCGAGCACCCGGAACGGCTGTGGGAGGGCACCAAGCTGCGCTCGGAGGCCACCTATTTCGGGCCGTCGTACATGATCAACTGGCTGCACAACGATCTCGGACCGGACTTCACCGTGGAGTCGGTGCTGATCAACTGCCATTACCCGATCGACCAGCACTCGTTCATGCTGCAGTTCGGGGTGTCGGTGCAGAACATGCCGGGGCTGTCAGACGAGAAGGCGGCCAAGCTCGCCCAGTCGTATTCGAAGATCTACGAGGTCGGCTTCCTGCAAGACGTCGAGATCTGGAAGCACAAGACGCGTATCGAGAATCCGCTGCTGTGCGAGGAAGACGGCGCGCTGTACCAATACCGGCGGTGGTACGAACAGTTCTACGTCGACGCCGCCGATGTCACCGCGGACATGACCGACCGCTTCGAACTCGAGGTGGACACCACCCACGCCTACGACGTATGGCAGCGTGAGGTCGACGAGAACATGCAAAAGCGTTCTGAGGCAGTCACTTCCGGCTAG
- a CDS encoding helix-turn-helix domain-containing protein, producing MSREAAGAAIRTLREARDWSLAELAAATGVSIMGLSFLERGVRKPHKGTVQKVENGLGLPPGTYARLVVADDPAAEIAQFLTDGPAESAPPRTATGIVVNRHSDADVLEAHAEAHLESLNSLIARLPAETSNEYETYIQSVIEQCVKAELLAANSWRVAVNAGAESVDRLMTHLKSLEAIRSGLLARMPGSISARFDQACARSELPEPVIATLIGVDVDQLWDIRNRGAIPPGVLPRVRAFVEERS from the coding sequence GTGAGCCGAGAGGCGGCGGGCGCGGCCATCCGGACTCTGCGTGAGGCGAGGGACTGGTCGCTGGCCGAGCTGGCCGCCGCCACCGGGGTCAGCATCATGGGCCTGAGCTTCCTGGAGCGCGGAGTCCGCAAGCCGCACAAAGGCACAGTTCAGAAGGTTGAGAACGGGCTGGGGCTGCCGCCTGGCACCTACGCGCGGCTCGTTGTCGCCGACGATCCAGCCGCTGAGATCGCCCAATTCCTGACCGACGGGCCGGCCGAATCAGCGCCGCCGCGGACCGCTACCGGCATCGTCGTCAACCGGCACAGCGACGCCGATGTGCTCGAGGCGCATGCCGAAGCGCACCTGGAATCGCTGAACTCGTTGATAGCCCGCCTGCCAGCGGAGACGTCAAACGAATATGAAACGTATATTCAGTCCGTGATCGAGCAATGCGTGAAGGCCGAGCTGCTGGCCGCCAACTCCTGGCGCGTCGCGGTCAACGCGGGGGCCGAATCGGTGGACCGCCTGATGACCCATCTCAAGTCCCTGGAAGCGATCCGAAGCGGGCTGCTGGCCCGCATGCCCGGCAGTATCAGCGCGCGGTTCGACCAGGCGTGTGCCCGCTCGGAGCTTCCCGAGCCGGTGATCGCGACACTGATCGGAGTCGACGTCGACCAGCTGTGGGACATCCGCAACCGCGGGGCCATCCCGCCGGGTGTCCTGCCGCGGGTGCGGGCGT
- a CDS encoding WhiB family transcriptional regulator, which yields MNYRPCSVEPDLWFGYADDDASDGAAKARVYEQSATRARTICLRRCPLAQQRACARSAVESGEEYGVWAGIKLPGGQYRKRHQLAHAHEVLRRIADGQLNPRELPESAELLTRGEALPAQVATVVHLPLGRPRTAA from the coding sequence ATGAACTATCGCCCATGCTCGGTCGAGCCCGATCTGTGGTTCGGCTACGCCGACGACGACGCCAGCGACGGTGCGGCCAAGGCACGCGTCTACGAGCAATCCGCCACTCGCGCCCGAACCATCTGCCTACGCCGGTGCCCGCTGGCCCAGCAGCGCGCCTGCGCGCGCAGCGCCGTCGAGAGCGGCGAGGAATACGGGGTGTGGGCGGGCATCAAGCTGCCCGGCGGTCAATACCGCAAGCGCCATCAACTGGCGCACGCGCACGAGGTCCTGCGGCGGATCGCCGACGGTCAGCTCAATCCGCGCGAACTGCCGGAGAGCGCCGAACTACTGACCCGCGGCGAAGCGCTGCCCGCCCAGGTGGCAACCGTCGTGCATCTACCGCTGGGCCGGCCGCGCACCGCGGCCTAG
- a CDS encoding TetR/AcrR family transcriptional regulator has translation MDRGARSREVLLDAAERLIAEHGFEVPLREIAVAAGQRNNSAVNYYFRSRQDLIDAVVARRLTPMEVERQALLDRMSGEQMADAHAVLRILVGPFFHSEGTHYARFLEVVRIRLNREPQSPAESAWPRILDALARLVPLKDRSARENRVGAVATAMFALLADHERRVESGDTDADSLEEIVTMLAAMLTAAPAPVPATR, from the coding sequence GTGGACCGCGGTGCCCGATCTCGGGAAGTGCTGCTCGACGCCGCCGAACGGCTGATCGCCGAGCACGGCTTCGAGGTGCCCCTGCGGGAGATCGCGGTGGCCGCCGGGCAGCGCAACAACTCGGCGGTGAACTACTACTTCCGCAGCAGGCAGGACCTGATCGATGCGGTGGTGGCCCGCCGCCTTACCCCGATGGAAGTCGAGCGGCAGGCCCTGCTGGACCGCATGTCAGGTGAGCAGATGGCCGACGCGCACGCCGTGCTGCGAATCCTGGTCGGGCCGTTCTTCCACAGTGAGGGCACTCATTACGCGCGGTTCCTCGAAGTGGTGCGGATCCGGCTGAACCGGGAACCGCAGAGCCCCGCGGAATCGGCCTGGCCACGGATCCTCGACGCGCTGGCCAGGCTGGTTCCGCTGAAGGACCGCAGTGCTCGGGAGAACCGGGTCGGTGCCGTCGCCACCGCGATGTTCGCCCTGCTCGCCGACCACGAGCGGCGGGTGGAATCCGGCGACACCGATGCCGACAGTCTCGAGGAGATCGTGACGATGCTCGCCGCGATGCTGACCGCCGCGCCGGCGCCGGTGCCCGCGACTCGCTGA